The Hyla sarda isolate aHylSar1 chromosome 3, aHylSar1.hap1, whole genome shotgun sequence genome contains the following window.
TTCTAAACATTTACAAAGAAAAGTCCAATACGGTGAAAAGAATCAAACAATACATAAAGGTCACACAGTACATTGGAAGTAAATTTCTTCTTCAATCCACCTTAACGGCAACAAAACCATCTTAGAAATGTCTCCTTAAGTTTCTTGGTGCTGAAGATGATGTACAGTGAATGAAGAAATGGAGGACTACATATTATGATGTAAGTGAAAGCCTTCCAATTTTTGATGAGTACGGGAGACATTTGAAGATTCATACTTGTAAAATATACAACCTGCAAGACTAAAAATAAGGTCATACTCTTTACAGCACAAAAGTGAACCTCTAAGTTGGGGCTTCCTGCCCCACTGCTTCTCATGCGTCTGACGTGCATCCACAGAGACTGAATTAATAAGAAGATCACTACACAAAAGATTAGGAAAGGAGGAAGGGAACCCACAAGTAATACCAGGAACACATTCTGTGTGGTCTTATAATACACGACTTTGGTGAAGGTTTTATTTTCAGCTGAAACAGAGGTAAACTCTAGTAGACCAAGATCCACAACGTACCCACTAAACGGAAGACTGCAACCTATAGAAATTGTCAGAGATGCCAAAAGGAACCAATGGACTAGACTTGAGATCCTGGTCTTCAGGATGATGAAGAACCTGTGGTTGTAGTTTGTAATCTTCACAcagtaaaaaacacacaaaatggtAGCAAACCAAAGGTTCATGTGGTTCAAAAAGATCGAGATCACTAAAATCGATGTAATAAAAACTAAGTTTTGGAATAACTGAGAAAAAAACAATGAAAGGAAAAAGATTACCATTACATGGAAAAGAAAGAAACTTCTAGAAGTGGCCAGGCAGATCAGAATCTCATCACAGGTCGGTAACATGTTCAGTCTCCTCCAGTTCTGGATATTAGTCGCCACAATAAACAGGTTGAGGATGATGCCCACAGTACACTTGGCATAAAGCAGAGGTAGGAATATACACAATAGGAACAATTCCTGAAATTCCATCGTCTCCTCTGTTGATGTTAGATGTATAAAGAGATGTGACTGTGTAGTCCAGGTCCAGGCTGTGTGCTCTGGTCTCCATCACCCGGGCTGCTTTATAATGTTCTTACTCCCGTTTCCTATGAAAATCCAACCAACATGTTTCATTTTATGTAAATTCTTCTTGTTTACTGCGGGGCCGATCACCTGTTCTTTCAGTAGGAAAATACATTCACTTTTTCCTAGTAGACACTTTTACCAATGCAAACAATGAATAATATTGATGCTAGGAAGAGGTGAGGTATTGCAGCTTAAGGGGCTGTGAGGAGGTTATTGTAGGGTTTTGGTCATATAGTTTGTATAGTAAACTTCCAAGGGAAGGGAGTTAGTGGGAATTTATAGAGCATATCAAGAGAAAAGATTTCATCTGCTATGCTGCCCAGACTTCAAAGTGTCTTTTGTGCAAAGACACAAACACAGTTGAACACTGTGAAGGAGCTGGGGCTCATCTGACTGCCTTGACTTACACTTTAGTAGGCCACAGGCATCTCAGGCCAACAGAACAAGATTCCAGTATGTATGTTCCAGAAGAGGCCTGTAGCTTGAGCTGCTCTATTTATTGTGGAAGCAGGGTTAGGTGAGTATTCACTGTACGTCGCATGTCTCACTGCCCAGAGATGCTGAATGCACTAATACACTCACAACATCCACTGGGCTGGACACAGACCCAAAGTGTTGGGCCAACTGGAGGTAGGaagcaatgctcaaaagagaagtatCATGGCGAAAAACggatccccctatccaaagggtcggaccccccgcgatctcatgcACGGCACATAGCAGCAGccaacacgtcccctccatgtatctcttggATAGAGTTGGAAATAGCTGAATGGCAATTCCAAAgaaatatatggagggggggggggttgccgccgctatgtgcgggggtcgacatgcCCCATTCCAGGGGAGAGCCTTGTTCCCCAGgaaagcagtgggacccctgtaatctagaactttggataggggatacgtttttctgctTTAATGAATCACTGCTTACACTAACAACATTCACATGCAAATGTTTCAGGTCGCCTGGAGGTAAGTGTCAATGATGAATTCATCACTGCTTACACTCAAAACATACAGTGAATGCCTCACCACTCAGTAAGTGCACAGAAGCTAAATGCATCACCACGTAAACTCACAACGATCAATGGGCAAGGCGCTCTGCACAAAACTCAGCAAATGTTACCTGAGCGGTGTTACAAACattgtgtgttcagtgtgaagTAGCAGGGACTCTTACCCCCATTACTATTGCTACAATTTAGTAGTAAGTCTGGTACGTCAAAAGTTCTCCAAGGGTTGTGCAGCTCTACAATTCAGGAGGAATGGATGGTTGATTgtaagtagttaaaggggtattccagtgggggaaaaaaattgtattcaccggtgccagaaagttaaccagatttgtaaattacttctacttaaaaaatcttaatccttccagccgctatatgctctacaggaagttcttttgattttgaatttctttccagtctgaccacagtgctctctgctgacacctctgtccatgtcaggaactgtccagagcaggagcaaagccccatagcaaacctctcctgcaggactgttcctgacatggacagaggtgtcagcagagagcactgtggtcagactggaaagaaaaaaagaaaagagctgataagtactggaaggattaggatgcttatatagaagtaatttacaaatctgtttaactttctggtaccagttgatttaaaaaaaattgatttccaccggagtacccctttaattgtactttttaaggtatttaaagggtacctctcatcaaaaaaacttttgatatattatagattaatgtatgtagaataactttacaattgcatgttattaaaaaatatgcttctttctatttaattttccactttgaagaaatgaccactaggggtctccctaccagtcctggcagcaagcatttcagactcatgctggagtcctaaacactacgagctgccagtctgctttgttcacaaaggagaacactcagagctgccagcctgctttgttcacagcctgtttggctgtgaacaaagcaggctggcagctctgagtgtttaggactccagcatgagtcagaaatgcttgctgacaggactgatcggggaaaatacaatagaaagaagcatatttttcattaacatgctattggaaagttattcaacattcattaatctaaaatatatcaaaagtttatttgatgagaggtaccctttaaatctaTAAATGTTTTCATAATCCCTAGCCAAAATATTAAAACTCAAATCCCCCAAGACTCTAAACTCTCAAATCTTTGGagttttttcttaacttttttttcttactcaAGGTTTTTTTATTGCAGTGTTGCTTTCTTGGTGgggaaaatgtaatccttccatttATAAAGCCAAGAACTTTTTCTGATACTATATAGAATCTGCAAACTCCACATTATGATCTTTATCTGTTGAGTTATACCTATAATTTGTGTCCTGATAATTATATTGTGCCAACATATTCTATAGCGCTGTACATACCTTGTCATCATTCACACTGGTCCTTGTCCTCATTGGGGCTCACAAACTAAATTCTTATCTGTATGTTTTTGGAGTGTAGGAGAAAGACCGAGTACCCGGAAGAAACCCAAACAAACATGGGGAGAACAAGCAAATTCCTTTCAGATGTTGACCTTGGTGGGATTATAGTTCAAATAATGAAGGTAAGGAAAATGTGATTGGAGATGTCCCAACAATAAATAAGGGGGAGTTCTAAAAGTTCTAGGATAGGATTGTGGCTGTGGGGTGTCCACCATTACGGGATTCATATAGGTCCTTAGTATTAGATTGGCCGGGGTTTGACTCCCAGACCCCTGATTAGCTGTTTGAAGGGTCCGTGGCACTCGTGTGGATGCCACTGCCTCTTCAACACgtacttttagggtacattcccacacggcgtatttgctgcgtatttgctgctgcgtattttattttctctgttgaagtcaatgggtaggaaaatacacagcaccaaatacgcagcaaatacgcagcaaatacgcagcaaaatacgctgtgtgggaacgtacccttagtggTGGAAGTACAAGGTACTGCAGTGTTTTCCCTTGCACATGAAAGCCTGACTAACCCCTTAAGATCCCTGTGTCTGTCTCATCTTAGAACTATAACCTTCAAGACTGTTGTGCCTCTGTGTATGAAGAAGTAGTGGTTCAGGGATCATCTTCTTGGGACCAACATGAAAGAGCAGATTTTATGTAACACACTTGTCAACCATTCACAGCCTGATCTGGGTATCGGACATAAACTAGCTTTTGCAGAGCCTTAGAAACCCTCTATATAGAACACAACATTTTTCCAAACTTCTGGAAAGGTGTATTGTGACAAAA
Protein-coding sequences here:
- the LOC130360945 gene encoding taste receptor type 2 member 40-like; the protein is MRTRTSVNDDKLFQNLVFITSILVISIFLNHMNLWFATILCVFYCVKITNYNHRFFIILKTRISSLVHWFLLASLTISIGCSLPFSGYVVDLGLLEFTSVSAENKTFTKVVYYKTTQNVFLVLLVGSLPPFLIFCVVIFLLIQSLWMHVRRMRSSGAGSPNLEVHFCAVKSMTLFLVLQVVYFTSMNLQMSPVLIKNWKAFTYIIICSPPFLHSLYIIFSTKKLKETFLRWFCCR